DNA from Mycobacterium bourgelatii:
TCTTCGACGTCGTTCGCCTCTCGGCGCCGGTCCCGTGGCTCAGTGGAAGAGCGTCCGCTTCACACGCGGAAGGTCGCTGGTTCGATCCCAGCCGGGACCACAACAATTACCGCAGGTCGTCGGCCGGTCTGTGCGGCATGGTCGGACCTGCCCCAGCCACCCTCCAGCCACCTCGGAAGCGTCAGCGCTGCGGGTAATGCCCTATCTGGGCGGAGAAATTCGAGTAACCGCGTACTGAGTACACGTCATCCAGAACTGGCGACGATTCCAGTACGGCGGTAGCGGCCGCCAAAGGGCAGACAACCAAGCCGCAGGCTGAACTACCTCGGTTTGGATCCACGGCTATGTGCCGGTCATCGGGAACGCCGAGATCCACGGCGGAGGGACGCAACATGCTCCACGCGATTGCTCGTCTGGCAATCAGGGCGCCACGACGAATCATCGTTGGAGCCGTCTTGGTCTTCATGGCCGCGGCGGCGTTCGGGATTCCGGTCGCCGAGAGCCTGTCCTCGGGTGGGTTCCAGGATCCGAACTCGGAGTCGGGCCGGGCGATCCAGATATTGACCGACAAGTTCGGGCAGAGCGGTCAGCAGATGCTGATCGTGGTGACCGCGCCCGACGGCGCCAACAGCGAGCAGGCGCGGAGGGTGGGTACCGACGTCGTCGACCAGGTGCAGCGTTCGTCGTTGGCGTTCAACGTGACCTCGCCGTGGACAGCGCCACCGCAGTCGGCCGCCGATCTGATCAGCGCGGATGGCAAGTCGGGGTTGATCGTGGTCAACCTCAGGGGCGGCGAAAACGACGCGCAGAAAAATGCCCAAACCCTCGCCGGCGAATTCGTCCACGATCGCGACGGCGTCGCTGTTCGGGCCGGGGGTGCGGCGATGCAGTACGCGCAGATCAACAACCAGAACCGGGACGATCTTCTGGTCACGGAGGCAATCGCGATCCCGCTGAGCTTTCTGGTGCTGATCTGGGTGTTCGGTGGTCTGGTGGCGGCGGGGCTGCCGATTGCGCTCGGCGCGTTGGCCGTTGTCGGCTCGATGTCGGTATTGCGGCTGATCGCTTGTACCACCGAGGTGTCGATCTTCGCGCTCAACCTGAGCACCGCGCTGAGCCTGGCGCTGGCCATCGACTACACATTGCTGATCATCAGCCGCTATCGCGACGAGTTGGCCGAGGACGGCGACGCAGATCGGGCGTTGGTACGGACCATGGTCACCTCCGGTCGCACGGTGGTGTTCTCGGCGGTCACCGTAGCGTTGTCGATGTCGGCGACGGCGCTGTTCCCCATGTACTTCTTGAAGTCGTTCGCCTACGCCGGTGTGGCCTCGGTCGCCTTCGTCGCGACCGCGTCCATCGTGGTGACGCCGGCAGCGATCGTCCTGTTGGGCAACCGACTGGACGCGGTCGACGTGCGCCGTTTTCTCCGTCAAGTGGTGTTGCGCCGCCACGACCCGCTGCGCCTGACGGTCGAGGAGCATTTCTGGTACCGGTCGAGCAAGTTCGTTATGCGCCGGTGGGCGCCGGTCGGGTTCGCCGTGATGGCGTTCCTCTTGCTGCTCGGGCTGCCGTTCTTCTCGGTCAAGTGGGGCTTCCCCGACGACCGGGTGCTGCCGACTTCGGTGTCCTCGCATGAGGTCGGTAACCGATTGCGGAGCGGTTTCGCGCATGACTCCGCGACTGCGGTGGCCATCGTCATCCCCGACGCACGCAACTTGAGCATGGGGGAGATCGGCCGATATGCCGCCGACCTGTCACGGGTACCCGATGTTTCTGCGGTGTCGGCCCCCGATGGGACCTTCGTAAACGGTCATCTCGCGGGTCCCCCGGCCGCGGCCGCTGGAATGGCCGACGGCAGCGCCTTCCTCACCGTGAGTAGTACGGCGCCGTTGTTTTCCGAAGCCTCCGACCTCCAGCTCAAGCGGTTGCACGAGGTCGCGGGGCCCGCCGGCCGATCCGTTGCGATGGCCGGTGTCGCGCAGGTCAATCGCGACAGTGTCGATGCGGTGACCGACCGCCTGCCATTGGTGCTGGCGCTGATCGCCGCCATCACGTTCGTGCTGCTGTTCCTGCTGACCGGCAGCGTGGTGTTGCCGGCAAAGGCGCTGGCGTGCAACGTGTTGTCACTGACCGCGGCGTTCGGTGCTCTGGTTTGGATCTTCCAGGACGGCCATCTCGGTGCGCTGGGCACAACTCCGAGCGGCACACTGGCGGCCAACATGCCAGTTCTGTTGTTCTGCATCGCTTTTGGCTTGTCCATGGACTACGAGGTGTTCCTGATCTCCCGGATCCGCGAGCACTGGCTGGCGTACCGGCCGGCACATCCGACCGCGACGGAGGAACACGCCGCCAACGACGAGGCGGTAGCGCACGGCGTGGCCTGCACCGGCAGGGTGATCACCGCGGCGGCATTGGTGATGTCGATGTCCTTCGCCGCGCTGATCGCGGCCCATGTGTCATTCATGCGGATGTTCGGTCTGGGCCTGACGCTCGCCGTGGCCGCGGATGCCACGCTGGTGCGGATGGTCCTGGTACCCGCCTTCATGCATGTGATGGGCCGCTGGAACTGGTGGGCGCCCAGGTCGCTGGTGTGGCTGCATGAGAAGTTCGGCATCAGCGAGGCTGGCGAGGCCAGCGAGGCCAGCGAGGCCCACGCGAAGCGATCCGAAGAAGGGAGCAGCTTCGCCCAGCCGCTCGAGCGGCAAGTCGAGGTCGCGTCCGTCGTCTCGACTTCCCATAACGGGCGGCCAATCGAGGCCTCGGTGACCCGCGGCGGCTAGCGTCCCGCTGGACTGTCTGACCTGAGGCATGCGTGCTGTCGCAACGGCAGTTGCTATTAGACAGGTACGGCTGCGCCGATCGCCTGCGCGAGCTGTTGGGGAAGGAATTGCAACAGGCCGGGAAGCAGACCCCCAAATGTCGCGCCGCTCAGCGTCAGTGAGCCCGGCCCAAGGATCGGAATTTCGAGAGCTGCGAAATCGAGCGGCGTGAGAATCCCGCCCAGGGGGATGTCGGTGAGCGTTTCGAGCCCAGAGAGTGAAACCGGTAACTGTAGCGTTGCGTGGCCATTGAGGAAGCCGTTCGCGACGACCGCGGGAGCGTTGATCAGTGCCGCGGCCGCCCCGAGCGCGTCGCCGGTTTGAATCGCGCCGACAAAAGCATTCGCGCTGGATCCCAGCGCTTGCAGTGTGGTGACCGGCGGCCCTATCGCGTCAAGTGCCAGCACTAACGGCAAGCCGACATGAAGAACACCCGTATTCAAGTCCAGGGTTTGCGACATATCCGTCAGCGCCATGATTACGTTGGTCGCGTTCTGCGCCACCATCGCCGGAACGGATCCGGCGGGCAGCAGATCGGTGAAGTTCTGCGCCATCTGGCCCGGAATGCTGAAGATGGGCAACAAATCTCCGAAGGCGCCAAGCGGCGTTATCGAGATGAGGTTGGTAACGGGGTCGATGCTGGCGCCGAACCCCGTGAACAATGGGTTCAGGAGGCCGCCACCGATCTGCAGCAGCCCGCCGGTGACGTCGCCGGCCATGAAGGCTTGGGACGCCGCTTGCAAGCTGGCCGGGAAGGCGTTCAGCCCGGCCATGAAATCGTTGCCGGCGTTCTGCAGTGACGTCGCGATCACCTGGGCGTATCCGATTTGGTTGCTAACCAGCTGCTGCAGGATGGGCACCGGATTCGCGCCCGAGAGGGCCGCGCCGATGGTCGTCGGCAGATTGGCCAACTCGGCAGGCAGGTTCTGCACCGCATTTTGGAACCCGGTCGCGAGGGTCTGGGCGTAAGCCTGCTGATTGCTGAGGACCTGCCGTAGAAACGGTGCCGGATTGGCCGACAGGGCGTCGCGAAGACCCTGCAGGTTGGTGGCCGTATTCGAGACGAGTGCCCCGAAGCTGTCAAACAGCGCAGGTGACGCGGCAGCAGCACTGCCGTTCGATGCCATTCCCAACACAGCCTGTTCCGCGTTAGCGGCTTCAGCGCTCAGGTAGGCACCCGCTCCGGCCCGCACCAGGTTGGCGAACTGCTCGTGGTACGCCTGCGCTTCGGCGCTGACAACTTGGAATTCCCTGCCGAAGCTGCCGAATAGCGAGGAGATGGCGAACGACACCTCGTCTTGAGCCGCAGCCGCTATCGAGGTCGTGGGTCCCGCGACGGTCGCAGTTGCTTCGACCAGTGCCGAACGGATACCCGCCAGATCACGTGCCGCGTCCTGCAGCAACTCCGGCATCACGCTCACAAACGACATGCCCAACTCCTTGACTGTTTGCCCGATGACCAGTTCTTACTGGCAAGTAAGATCCTGTCGACGCCACCGACCAAGAACGTCAGTCACAGGACGTATAAGCGGCGGCAAGGGGTCGTAGATTGCGCACGCCGCGTCGCGACCGCTGCCCGAAACCGCAACGGCCGGTATCGTTTCCTAACGATCTGCAAACCCAAAGGGTGGACCACGATGAGCTTTGTTGAAGGCATCGGCACGCTGAAACTCGAGTGCCCGCAGATGCATCCCGTCGGCAGGATCCTGAGGGAAAGCGCGCATCAGGCCGTCCAGTTCGACCCAGGCGCCCAAGTGGGCCCGCGCCGGTTCTGGCCGAGCGAGGAAGACCAGCCGCGCTTCACGGCGCACTGCCGCTACTGCGACAAGCCGGTGGGGGAGACCACCGCGACGCTCGAGTCCAAATTCGCCGAGCTGCTCGCGCACACCTCCGAGACGGTCCGGACCACAACGCTGCCGTACGTGTAGAGATGCCGAGGCGCTAACCACGCGCTATTGAACACGAGTTAGCTGGGCGTCAACAGATGCGCGCATGTTCATATCGCGGAGTCTTTATTGATTTCGGAACGATCATGAGGAAACGTCTACAAAAGCGCACGAAAGCACGTCCCTACTAGCACGGAGTTCTCATGACGCTAACCCGCAGACACCCGCTGGGCGTCCTCGCCGTGATCGTGGCAAGTCTTGCCACGATGGCATCGTTCGTCGTGTTCGCGCCTCGGGCTCAAGCGTTCTACGTCAAGTACCACGAGACGATCACGCGCAATGCCCTGCCGGCAGACCAGGTCAGCCAGCTGGCGGTCAACCAGATCCTCATCGGCCCGCCGCCCGGCGGTGGGGCGATGGGCAGTGACGCATTTGCCACCGACGAGTTCCGTCACCTCGACAACTCGGTGAACCCGGTCGAAATCTGCAACCGGGCGCGGCAGGCATGGGACACCTTCTCGCCCATCATCCTCAGCGGGTCGGTGGTCAACGGCAACACGGAGGTTGACGGCCCGGGTGCCCGAGCAGCGTTCGGCGCTCTGCTGCACACGCAGCAGGACTTGTACGCCCACTCCAACTGGGTCGACGACAACATCGCCATCGGTCAGCTCGACCGCCTGGCCCCGCCGATCTTCCCGGTGTGCAACCCGGCCGATTTTCCCGCTGACCTGCACACCGGCTACTTCAGCATCGACTTCTCGCAGCGGCCGCCCCTCGAGGGCTGCCCGGCGGGTGGTCCGCCGCCCGGCTTCCAGGAATGCCACACGACCTTGAACAAGGACGGCCCGCACACCCCGCGCGGTTCGATGCTCGTGCCGGGAACGAACATGAACGAGTACGACCTCGCGGCCAAGCTCGCCACCCAGGCCAGCACGAACCTGTACTTCCAGATTCGCGACTGGGTCGCCAGCGCCAACGGGGAGAACGCCGCCGTCCAGCTCTTCCAGCAGGGCGGTTCGTTGCCCGACTGGCACAACATCCCCAACCTGCCTGGAGTGCCATACCTGGGCGGCTGACGCACAGCGAGACCGCGAATGCCGATGTCGTCTACAGCGCCCCGCTAGAGCCCCCGGGCGCCGAGCCAGCTGCAGATCCGCTCGGCAACCGCGGGCCAGCCGGGTTCGAGCATCAGCATGTGCCCCATGCCGGTGAACAGTTCCACGTCGGCGCCGTAGACCCGGGCGGTGGTGCGGACCTCCTTCTGGCTGATCAAGCCGTCCTCGGTGCCGCCGAGCACCAGCAGCGGGGTCCGCACACGCTTAGGGTGCGGTAGGCGAAACGTCTGGTCGAGGAAGACCGCGCGCATGCTGTCGTGTTCGACGCGCGCGGCGCACGCGTCGACGATGGGCTGGGGAGTCTGTGGGCTGAAGAAAAAATCCCGCGCTAGCCTCGATTTTTCGTCGAGGGTGATTTCGGTCGGACTTGGCGATGGGGTGCGTGGTGTCTGGGGTTTGTGTGGTTTAGGGCGTGTTGGGGTTGTCCCGTGTCGCCGGGTTGGCGGGCTTTCCCAGGGCCGGTGGTCTTTCGTGCTCGGTTGGTCAGCTGGGTTGTCGGTCAACCGAAGGCGGTGCGGATGTGTTGCCATGCGGTGGCGATGGCTGCGGCCCATCGCCAGGTGGCGTCGATGCGTAGTCGGGTTCGGCGGGCGCCGCGGGTGATGCGGGCTGCGACGTGCAGGACTCGGTAGCGGAAGGTAGCGATCTCGGCACGGGTCAGGCCGGGGTGGCCGGTGAATCCGATGAGCTGGCACCAGGTGACCAGATCGGCTGCGGCCAAGACGATTTCCAGCCAGGCGGCGTTGGCGTCGAATGCCTGACACGGCAGGTTGCGGGCCGGTGGCTTTGAGTTCGCGGATGCGGTCTTCGACGCGGGCGTGTTGGCGGTGGCGTAGTTCCAGACCTGCCACCTGGCCGGCGACCACACCGGGCGGTGTGTCGGTGATGAACGCGGTGACCCGCATCCCGTCGGCGTCGGTGAACCGCAACTGCGCACCCGGATGGGGCCTTTCCTTGCGCAGGATCAGCCGGGTCCCCGCCGGCCACGATGACAGGTTGACCAGGTTGGTGGCCTCGGCGACCCAGGCGCCCTCGCGGATACCACCGTCGGTGTCGATCGCCGGATACCAGCACTGCCCGATGTTGAGAGTGTCCACAGCGTCCTGCACCCGCCAATCCACGGGGTAGCCGAAGGAGAACCCCACGCCCGCGGCGCGGCAGGCGTCGGCGAAGTCGTGGGTGGCCCCGGCGGTGTCGCAGCGCACCAGCACCGCCGGCTTGTCGGGGTCGTCGCGATGATCGGGGTCCGGCCGCCATCGCGCCGGCAGGCCGGCCAGTGCCTGCGCTAGGA
Protein-coding regions in this window:
- a CDS encoding MMPL family transporter; amino-acid sequence: MLHAIARLAIRAPRRIIVGAVLVFMAAAAFGIPVAESLSSGGFQDPNSESGRAIQILTDKFGQSGQQMLIVVTAPDGANSEQARRVGTDVVDQVQRSSLAFNVTSPWTAPPQSAADLISADGKSGLIVVNLRGGENDAQKNAQTLAGEFVHDRDGVAVRAGGAAMQYAQINNQNRDDLLVTEAIAIPLSFLVLIWVFGGLVAAGLPIALGALAVVGSMSVLRLIACTTEVSIFALNLSTALSLALAIDYTLLIISRYRDELAEDGDADRALVRTMVTSGRTVVFSAVTVALSMSATALFPMYFLKSFAYAGVASVAFVATASIVVTPAAIVLLGNRLDAVDVRRFLRQVVLRRHDPLRLTVEEHFWYRSSKFVMRRWAPVGFAVMAFLLLLGLPFFSVKWGFPDDRVLPTSVSSHEVGNRLRSGFAHDSATAVAIVIPDARNLSMGEIGRYAADLSRVPDVSAVSAPDGTFVNGHLAGPPAAAAGMADGSAFLTVSSTAPLFSEASDLQLKRLHEVAGPAGRSVAMAGVAQVNRDSVDAVTDRLPLVLALIAAITFVLLFLLTGSVVLPAKALACNVLSLTAAFGALVWIFQDGHLGALGTTPSGTLAANMPVLLFCIAFGLSMDYEVFLISRIREHWLAYRPAHPTATEEHAANDEAVAHGVACTGRVITAAALVMSMSFAALIAAHVSFMRMFGLGLTLAVAADATLVRMVLVPAFMHVMGRWNWWAPRSLVWLHEKFGISEAGEASEASEAHAKRSEEGSSFAQPLERQVEVASVVSTSHNGRPIEASVTRGG
- a CDS encoding alpha/beta hydrolase, with product MRTPLLVLGGTEDGLISQKEVRTTARVYGADVELFTGMGHMLMLEPGWPAVAERICSWLGARGL
- a CDS encoding PE family protein, whose amino-acid sequence is MSFVSVMPELLQDAARDLAGIRSALVEATATVAGPTTSIAAAAQDEVSFAISSLFGSFGREFQVVSAEAQAYHEQFANLVRAGAGAYLSAEAANAEQAVLGMASNGSAAAASPALFDSFGALVSNTATNLQGLRDALSANPAPFLRQVLSNQQAYAQTLATGFQNAVQNLPAELANLPTTIGAALSGANPVPILQQLVSNQIGYAQVIATSLQNAGNDFMAGLNAFPASLQAASQAFMAGDVTGGLLQIGGGLLNPLFTGFGASIDPVTNLISITPLGAFGDLLPIFSIPGQMAQNFTDLLPAGSVPAMVAQNATNVIMALTDMSQTLDLNTGVLHVGLPLVLALDAIGPPVTTLQALGSSANAFVGAIQTGDALGAAAALINAPAVVANGFLNGHATLQLPVSLSGLETLTDIPLGGILTPLDFAALEIPILGPGSLTLSGATFGGLLPGLLQFLPQQLAQAIGAAVPV